A stretch of the Acyrthosiphon pisum isolate AL4f chromosome A2, pea_aphid_22Mar2018_4r6ur, whole genome shotgun sequence genome encodes the following:
- the LOC100160141 gene encoding U2 snRNP-associated SURP motif-containing protein isoform X1 gives MADSGQFKKYIAEQKLKAFSIGAMGKTQPSKKELNEQKKKEEEHAAAQAFEEFVATFQNEGKKNSKVWVKAGTYDAGKRQEDTREKGKLYKPQARGNTDSDKADDLSRFMGERKSERMLTKKKKEGEKKKSNLELFKEELKMIQEEREERHKFKGVLQKTIEDPEIKSNLIMVEPDEIKGSFDSGDPNTTNLYLGNLNPKITEAQLMEVFGKYGPLASIKIMWPRSDEEKARGRNCGFVAYMSRKDGERALKNLNGKDVMSYEMKMGWGKSVPIPPHPIFIPPALLAITLPPPLSGLPFNAQPILPPKEKKNHGRARQDAGYFDRGQPVEKILPQTIIKVVIPTERNLLMLIHHMIEFVIREGPLFEAMIMNKELNNPMFQFLFDNCSPTHIYYRWKLFSMLQGDSTKDWRIDEFRMFKNGSIWRPPPMNPYTVGMPEELVPEEDLVTRTKGTLSISQRERFEDLIRNMTPERLKVAEVMVFCVEHSDAVEEICDCIQESLSNATTALHKKIARLYLISDVLHNCSLKVINATQFRRGFETRLIPIMEEALKTYKSLDSQSQADGFKHRIMQIFRAWEDWDIYPKEFLFRCQNTFLGLSINDIPQELINSREELQYNTNSKSIDESENIDGAPLSEPENLDNEDLDGIPLDGATLLKHAYDDTPPGDTDIDGTPLLDDDIGGVPLTGEAVGKNIKAAAFVPSRWETVDPHEAEEQAMTTSKWEMLERENKSYNSESVDQDSPDDDFNETRENADDRRAKLREVEVKVMQYQDELESGKRALKGGWNIYQQVEHYRRKLLKKVQKSPEKELKLEKEKKDKDKINKRLSPDEDYRDGKKKKRSRSPSNSPAYSKWSSHSIRSDSLSPPSRKRPNSPQRNNKKTRISPIDSPRSLSRRRDRDRDERHNYRHKRSHSRSPHRHHVRTPPTPLSHTSRKHKHKY, from the exons TACATAGCAGAACAAAAGCTCAAAGCATTTTCTATTGGAGCAATGGGAAAAACTCAACCatcaaaaaaagaattaaatgaacaaaaaaaaaaggaagaaGAACATGCTGCTGCTCaa GCCTTTGAAGAGTTTGTAGCAACTTTTCAAAatgaaggaaaaaaaaatagtaaagttTGGGTTAAAGCTGGTACATATGATGCTGGAAAGAGAC AGGAGGATACTCGAGAAAAGGGTAAATTATACAAGCCTCAAGCCAGGGGAAATACAGACTCAGATAAAGCAGATGACCTTTCTCGTTTTATGGGTGAACGTAAAAGTGAAAGAATGcttacaaagaaaaaaaaagaaggtgaaaagaaaaaaagtaatctAGAATTATTCAAAGAAGAACTTAAAAT GATTCAAGAAGAAAGAGAAGAAAGGCATAAATTCAAAGGAgttttacaaaaaacaattgaagATCCTGAAATTAAGAGTA aTTTAATAATGGTTGAACCTGATGAAATTAAAGGTTCATTTGATTCAGGCGATCCAAATACTACAAATCTATACTTAGGAAACCTTAACCCTaaa attactGAAGCTCAGTTAATGGAAGTTTTTGGAAAATATGGTCCTCTggcaagtattaaaataatgtggCCTAGGTCTGATGAAGAAAAGGCAAGAGGGCGTAACTGTGGTTTTGTAGCTTATATGAGTCGTAAAGATGGGGAAAGagcattaaaaaatttaaatg GGAAAGATGTTATGTCATATGAGATGAAAATGGGTTGGGGTAAAAGTGTACCCATACCACCTCATCCAATTTTTATTCCACCTGCTTTATTAGCTATAACATTGCCTCCTCCTCTTTCTGGCTTACCTTTCAATGCTCAGCCGATTTTGCctccaaaagaaaaaaag AATCATGGGCGTGCACGACAGGATGCAGGATATTTTGATAGAGGCCAACCAGTTGAAaag ATTTTACCGCAGACTATCATTAAAGTGGTTATACCCACAGAAAG aaatttgctGATGCTCATACATCACATGATTGAATTTGTAATACGGGAAGGACCATTATTTGAAGCTATGATAATGAATAAAGAGTTGAATAACCCAATGTTTCA atttttgtTTGACAATTGTTCACCAACTCATATATACTACAGATGGAAGCTATTTTCTATGTTACAAGGTGATTCTACTAAAGATTGGCGCATTGATGAATTTCGTATGTTTAAGAACGGATCAATTTGGAGACCACCACCAATGAATCCATATACTGTTGGCATGCCAGAAGAACTTGTTCCCGAGGAAGATTTGGTAACGAGAACCAAGGGAACTTTAAGCATATCTCAAAGGGAGCGATTTGAAGATCTGATTAGAAATATGACACCTGAGCGATTAAAAGTAGCTGAAGTCATGGTCTTTTGTGTTGAACATAGTGATGCTGTAGAAGAAATATGTGATTGCATTCAAGAATCATTATCTAATGCTACAACTGCATtacataaaaaa ATTGCACGGCTTTATTTGATATCAGATGTTCTACATAATTGTAGTTTAAAGGTTATAAATGCAACACAATTTAGAAGAGg ATTTGAAACAAGATTGATTCCCATAATGGAAGAAGCCCTTAAGACTTATAAGAGCTTAGATTCTCAAAGTCAAGCCGATGGTTTTAAACATCGTATAATGCAGATTTTTCGTGCTTGGGAAGACTGGGATATTTATCCAAAAGAATTCTTATTTAGATGCCAAAATACTTTTCTTGGACTTTCAATAAATGAT atACCTCAAGAACTAATCAATTCTCGTGAAGAATtgcaatataatacaaattcaaaatctATTGACGAGTCTGAAAATATAGATGGAGCACCTTTATCAGAACCTGAAAATCTAGATAATGAGGATTTAGATGGTATACCTTTAGACGGTGCTACGTTGTTAAAACACGCATATGATGATACACCTCCGGGGGATACAGACATTGATGGTACACCAT TATTAGATGATGATATTGGAGGTGTGCCATTAACGGGAGAGGCAGTAGGAAAAAATATCAAAGCAGCTGCATTTGTTCCATCTAGATGGGAAACTGTAGACCCTCATGAAGCTGAAGAACAAGCAATGACTACTAGCAAATGGGAGATGTTAGAAAgagaaaataaaagttataatagtgAGTCCGTCGATCAAGATTCGCCAGATGATGACTTTAATGAAACaag agAAAATGCTGATGATCGAAGAGCTAAACTAAGGGAAGTAGAAGTAAAAGTCATGCAATATCAAGATGAATTAGAATCTGGCAAAAGAGCATTAAAAGGTGGATGGAATATATATCAACAAGTGGAACACTATAGACGTAAGCTACTTAAAAAAGTACAGAAGTCTCCG gaaaaagaGTTGAAattggaaaaagaaaaaaaagataaagacaaaatcaataaaagaTTGAGTCCTGATGAGGACTACCGTGATggtaaaaaaaagaaacgatCTAGAAGCCCTTCAAATAGTCCTGCGTATAGTAAATGGTCATCTCATAGCATAAG AAGTGATAGTTTAAGTCCTCCTTCAAGAAAAAGACCAAATTCACCAcaacgtaataataaaaaaacaagaatatCACCAATTGATTCTCCTCGTTCATTATCCAGAAGAAGAGACAGGGACCGTGATGAAAGGCATAATTATCGACACAAAAGATCGCATTCACGATCACCTCATCGGCATCATGTAAGGACACCTCCAACACCATTGTCACATACGTCACGAAAGCACAAACACAAATATTGA
- the LOC100160141 gene encoding U2 snRNP-associated SURP motif-containing protein isoform X2 translates to MADSGQFKKYIAEQKLKAFSIGAMGKTQPSKKELNEQKKKEEEHAAAQAFEEFVATFQNEGKKNSKVWVKAGTYDAGKRQEDTREKGKLYKPQARGNTDSDKADDLSRFMGERKSERMLTKKKKEGEKKKSNLELFKEELKMIQEEREERHKFKGVLQKTIEDPEIKNLIMVEPDEIKGSFDSGDPNTTNLYLGNLNPKITEAQLMEVFGKYGPLASIKIMWPRSDEEKARGRNCGFVAYMSRKDGERALKNLNGKDVMSYEMKMGWGKSVPIPPHPIFIPPALLAITLPPPLSGLPFNAQPILPPKEKKNHGRARQDAGYFDRGQPVEKILPQTIIKVVIPTERNLLMLIHHMIEFVIREGPLFEAMIMNKELNNPMFQFLFDNCSPTHIYYRWKLFSMLQGDSTKDWRIDEFRMFKNGSIWRPPPMNPYTVGMPEELVPEEDLVTRTKGTLSISQRERFEDLIRNMTPERLKVAEVMVFCVEHSDAVEEICDCIQESLSNATTALHKKIARLYLISDVLHNCSLKVINATQFRRGFETRLIPIMEEALKTYKSLDSQSQADGFKHRIMQIFRAWEDWDIYPKEFLFRCQNTFLGLSINDIPQELINSREELQYNTNSKSIDESENIDGAPLSEPENLDNEDLDGIPLDGATLLKHAYDDTPPGDTDIDGTPLLDDDIGGVPLTGEAVGKNIKAAAFVPSRWETVDPHEAEEQAMTTSKWEMLERENKSYNSESVDQDSPDDDFNETRENADDRRAKLREVEVKVMQYQDELESGKRALKGGWNIYQQVEHYRRKLLKKVQKSPEKELKLEKEKKDKDKINKRLSPDEDYRDGKKKKRSRSPSNSPAYSKWSSHSIRSDSLSPPSRKRPNSPQRNNKKTRISPIDSPRSLSRRRDRDRDERHNYRHKRSHSRSPHRHHVRTPPTPLSHTSRKHKHKY, encoded by the exons TACATAGCAGAACAAAAGCTCAAAGCATTTTCTATTGGAGCAATGGGAAAAACTCAACCatcaaaaaaagaattaaatgaacaaaaaaaaaaggaagaaGAACATGCTGCTGCTCaa GCCTTTGAAGAGTTTGTAGCAACTTTTCAAAatgaaggaaaaaaaaatagtaaagttTGGGTTAAAGCTGGTACATATGATGCTGGAAAGAGAC AGGAGGATACTCGAGAAAAGGGTAAATTATACAAGCCTCAAGCCAGGGGAAATACAGACTCAGATAAAGCAGATGACCTTTCTCGTTTTATGGGTGAACGTAAAAGTGAAAGAATGcttacaaagaaaaaaaaagaaggtgaaaagaaaaaaagtaatctAGAATTATTCAAAGAAGAACTTAAAAT GATTCAAGAAGAAAGAGAAGAAAGGCATAAATTCAAAGGAgttttacaaaaaacaattgaagATCCTGAAATTAAGA aTTTAATAATGGTTGAACCTGATGAAATTAAAGGTTCATTTGATTCAGGCGATCCAAATACTACAAATCTATACTTAGGAAACCTTAACCCTaaa attactGAAGCTCAGTTAATGGAAGTTTTTGGAAAATATGGTCCTCTggcaagtattaaaataatgtggCCTAGGTCTGATGAAGAAAAGGCAAGAGGGCGTAACTGTGGTTTTGTAGCTTATATGAGTCGTAAAGATGGGGAAAGagcattaaaaaatttaaatg GGAAAGATGTTATGTCATATGAGATGAAAATGGGTTGGGGTAAAAGTGTACCCATACCACCTCATCCAATTTTTATTCCACCTGCTTTATTAGCTATAACATTGCCTCCTCCTCTTTCTGGCTTACCTTTCAATGCTCAGCCGATTTTGCctccaaaagaaaaaaag AATCATGGGCGTGCACGACAGGATGCAGGATATTTTGATAGAGGCCAACCAGTTGAAaag ATTTTACCGCAGACTATCATTAAAGTGGTTATACCCACAGAAAG aaatttgctGATGCTCATACATCACATGATTGAATTTGTAATACGGGAAGGACCATTATTTGAAGCTATGATAATGAATAAAGAGTTGAATAACCCAATGTTTCA atttttgtTTGACAATTGTTCACCAACTCATATATACTACAGATGGAAGCTATTTTCTATGTTACAAGGTGATTCTACTAAAGATTGGCGCATTGATGAATTTCGTATGTTTAAGAACGGATCAATTTGGAGACCACCACCAATGAATCCATATACTGTTGGCATGCCAGAAGAACTTGTTCCCGAGGAAGATTTGGTAACGAGAACCAAGGGAACTTTAAGCATATCTCAAAGGGAGCGATTTGAAGATCTGATTAGAAATATGACACCTGAGCGATTAAAAGTAGCTGAAGTCATGGTCTTTTGTGTTGAACATAGTGATGCTGTAGAAGAAATATGTGATTGCATTCAAGAATCATTATCTAATGCTACAACTGCATtacataaaaaa ATTGCACGGCTTTATTTGATATCAGATGTTCTACATAATTGTAGTTTAAAGGTTATAAATGCAACACAATTTAGAAGAGg ATTTGAAACAAGATTGATTCCCATAATGGAAGAAGCCCTTAAGACTTATAAGAGCTTAGATTCTCAAAGTCAAGCCGATGGTTTTAAACATCGTATAATGCAGATTTTTCGTGCTTGGGAAGACTGGGATATTTATCCAAAAGAATTCTTATTTAGATGCCAAAATACTTTTCTTGGACTTTCAATAAATGAT atACCTCAAGAACTAATCAATTCTCGTGAAGAATtgcaatataatacaaattcaaaatctATTGACGAGTCTGAAAATATAGATGGAGCACCTTTATCAGAACCTGAAAATCTAGATAATGAGGATTTAGATGGTATACCTTTAGACGGTGCTACGTTGTTAAAACACGCATATGATGATACACCTCCGGGGGATACAGACATTGATGGTACACCAT TATTAGATGATGATATTGGAGGTGTGCCATTAACGGGAGAGGCAGTAGGAAAAAATATCAAAGCAGCTGCATTTGTTCCATCTAGATGGGAAACTGTAGACCCTCATGAAGCTGAAGAACAAGCAATGACTACTAGCAAATGGGAGATGTTAGAAAgagaaaataaaagttataatagtgAGTCCGTCGATCAAGATTCGCCAGATGATGACTTTAATGAAACaag agAAAATGCTGATGATCGAAGAGCTAAACTAAGGGAAGTAGAAGTAAAAGTCATGCAATATCAAGATGAATTAGAATCTGGCAAAAGAGCATTAAAAGGTGGATGGAATATATATCAACAAGTGGAACACTATAGACGTAAGCTACTTAAAAAAGTACAGAAGTCTCCG gaaaaagaGTTGAAattggaaaaagaaaaaaaagataaagacaaaatcaataaaagaTTGAGTCCTGATGAGGACTACCGTGATggtaaaaaaaagaaacgatCTAGAAGCCCTTCAAATAGTCCTGCGTATAGTAAATGGTCATCTCATAGCATAAG AAGTGATAGTTTAAGTCCTCCTTCAAGAAAAAGACCAAATTCACCAcaacgtaataataaaaaaacaagaatatCACCAATTGATTCTCCTCGTTCATTATCCAGAAGAAGAGACAGGGACCGTGATGAAAGGCATAATTATCGACACAAAAGATCGCATTCACGATCACCTCATCGGCATCATGTAAGGACACCTCCAACACCATTGTCACATACGTCACGAAAGCACAAACACAAATATTGA